CTTGTGCTGGTGTTACTTTTTGCGGGGCTAGGTTATTTCGTTTATTCAAATTGGCAAAGTTGGCTTGAAAGCTTAGACGGTGATAGAAAAATTACAGCTTATGCATTGGTTGGACAAAATGAGTTTACCACTTATCCTGATGTGCAAGATGTACTGCTAAAAATGGGTGAGCTTAAAGGCTTTTGGGCGCAAGACGTGAAGCAAATTCGGGAGCAACTTGAAACGATCCCTTGGGTAAAAGGTGCTGTCGTTCGAAAAGTTTGGCCAAACCGTTTAAGTATTTGGTTATCTGAATATCAGCCAGTTGCAATTTGGAATAAGACGGAATTCGTTACGAAAGATGGCATAATTTTCCAATTGCCCATGGATAAGTTAAAAGAAAAAGCCTTCCCGTATTTAGGAGGACCAGATTACCAAAATCTAAAAGTGTTAGAAGCTTGGGGGCAAATTTATGCTGATTTTAAGGCCAAAAATTTAATGGTCAAGGGAGTCACGATTGACGAGCGCGGTGCATGGCAAGTTACGTTAGATAACGATATAATACTAAAACTTGGGCGGGGAGATTGGAAGCCTAAGTTGGATCGGTTTGTAACGATTTTTCCACAAATTGAAGTTCCAGAAGGAAAGCGCATTAATTATGTGGATTTGCGTTATGCGTCTTTATCTGCAGCGGTCGGATTAATAGATAAATAAGAATAATTTATTGGGTGTAATGAGAAAATGACAAAAGAATTGGAACCGAAAGTAATTGTAGGCCTTGAAGTAGGGACATCAAAAGTGGTTGCTGTTGTCGGGGAAGTTCTTCCTGATGGCGTAGTGAATGTTCTTGGGGTAGGCAGTTGTCCTTCCAAAGGAATTGATCGCGGAAGCATTACTGATTTAGATGCCGTGGTTAATTCTATTCAACGAGCAATTGAAGCCGCCGAGTCAATGGCGGATTGTCAGATAATGAGTGTTACACTAGCTATTACAGGTGAACATATTCAAAGCTTAAATGAAAGTGGTTTTGTTGCTATTTCTGAAAATGAAGTCACCCAGGATGAGATTGATGATGCTTTACATACTGCAAGTTCGGTGAAATTATCAGAAGGTCTTTCTTTATTACATATTATTCCACAAGAATATGCAGTAGATAAACAGATTAATATAAAAAACCCATTAGGCTTGCGAGGCGTCCGTTTAAAAGCAAATGTACATTTAATTGCTTGTCATCAAGATTGGCAAAATAATTTGAAAAAAGCGGTTGAGCGTTGTGGGTTACAAGTGGATAAAGTTGTATTTTCAGGCTTTGCTGCTACTCATTCTGTTTTGACAGAGGATGAAAAAGATCTCGGCGTTTGTCTTGTCGATTTTGGTGCGGGTACAATGAATATGATGGTTTATACCAGTGGTTCGTTACGTTTTAGTAAAGTGATTCCATATGCTGGCAATATTGTGACCAATGATATAGCTCACGCTTGTACAATTTCTCGGGTGGAAGCAGAGCGCATAAAAGTGAATTATGCCAGCGCCTTGTATCCAGCGCGTTTACACGGTGATAAGAAAATTGAAGTGGCGAGTATTGGAGGAAGAGCACCGCGCGCTTTAACCAAGAGTGATTTATCTTTAATTACTTCAGCAAGATATATTGAATTACTCGGAGTGGTTAAAGATGAATTAGATAAACTTAAAGCAGAATTAGAAACTAGACATATTAAATTTGAACTTATCGCAGGTATAGTGATTACAGGTGGTGGCGCTCAGATAGAAGATCTGAAAAGTTGTGCCGCAAGCGTTTTTGGTTGCCAAGTGCGTATCGGCAGTCCGCTAAATATTACTGGATTAACTGATTATGTAAATCGTCCACAATATTCTACTGTTGTAGGCTTATTACAATATCATCATCAGAATAGTGATAATGATCCGATCGATAATGGTTATTCCGATGAATCGATTGGTACAAAATTTTGGAAATCGCTCAAAAATATTTTTAATAAAGTGAAGTCAGAATTTTGAAAAATTTAGATTTTTAATTTAGAATAGAAACAATTTAACTTTTTTAATGTGCTAGCAAAGTATTAGCAGTAACGGAGAACAGCAAATGTTATACCCAGAGTATGGTGATTTTGAAGAGCAAACAGGAGCGCTGATAAAGGTTGTCGGTGTCGGTGGAGGTGGCGGTAACGCAGTTAACCACATGGTTGCTAATATGGTGCAACAAGAATTTAATGGTAATTTCTTGGGCGAGAATGCAATTGATAGTGATGAACACGGTAAGATCGTATTCTATGCGGTAAATACCGATGCACAAGCATTACGTAAAAGCCAGGTTCAACAAACTGTACAAATCGGTGGGGCAACAACTAAAGGTCTTGGGGCGGGAGCGAATCCTAATATAGGTCGTAAAGCGGCTGAAGACGATCAAGAAGAAATCCGTAAAATGCTTGAAGGTGCGGACATGGTTTTCATCGCCGCAGGTATGGGAGGCGGAACGGGTACGGGAGCTGCACCTGTTGTCGCTAAAGTCGCAAAGGAATTAGGTATATTAACTGTTGCTATCGTGACTAAACCATTTAACTTTGAAGGCAAAAAACGTATGCAATTTGCTGAGCTAGGTATCAAGGATCTTTCTCAATATGTAGATTCAATGATCATCATTCCTAATCAACAAATTCAAAAAGTTCTCCCGAAAAATGCAACGTTAATTGATGCTTTTGCTGCGGCTAATGATGTTTTACGTAATTCTGTTATGGGGATCTCCGATATGATCACTTCTCCTGGCTTAATTAACGTGGACTTTGCAGACGTAAGAACCGTTATGTCAGAGATGGGGCAGGCGATGATTGGTTTTGGCTCAGCTCAAAGTGAACCTGGTGCAGGTCGAGCAGAAGAAGCGGCACGTCTTGCGATCAAAAATGATTTACTAGAGAAAGTTGAGCTTTCTGATGCTAAAGGTATACTTGTTAATATTACCGCTGGGATGGATCTTGGTTTTGATGAGTTTACTGTGGTTGGGAGTACTGTTGGTAGTTTTGCTTCAGATGATGCGACTATCGTTGTTGGTACCAGTTTAGTTCCTGAAATGAGCAATGAAATCCGTGTAACTATCGTAGCAACAGGTTTAGGTGATGTAGTTGATGCAGAGCCGGTTGTAATTACTCGCCCTCAATCGGCAGCACAACAATCGGCAGCGCAAGAAACGATTCAACCAAAACCACCCGTTGGTTTACATGGCTTGGATGCATTAAGACACAATCCTCAATCAGAGCCTGCACAGGAACAGAATTCTCAATACGGCAATTTGAATAAGCCGCTTGATCCAAGTCGTTTAGAACAGTTGAGAAATAACCCTAATTTCTTTAATCCAGCATCATTTAATCGTGATGAGAAATAAATAAGAATAGTACATAATCTTGTTGTGAAACAATAAGGTAAAAAAGATGATTAAACAAAGAACATTAAAACAAAGCATTAAAGTCACAGGTGTAGGCTTACATAGCGGTAAAAAAGTAACATTAACGTTGCGTCCGGCTATGCCGAATACTGGCGTGATTTACTGTCGTACAGATCTTAATCCGCCGGTGACTTTCCCAGCGAATGCGAATTCAGTGCGTGATACGATGCTTTGTACTGCACTTGTGAATGAACAAGGTGTGCGTGTTTCAACCGTAGAACACTTAAACGCAGCATTAGCGGGTTTAGGTATCGATAATATTATCATTGAAGTTGATGCACCTGAAATTCCAATCATGGACGGTAGTGCAAGTCCATTCATTTATTTGCTCTTAGATGCAGGTATTGAAGAACAAAATGCACCGAAGAAATTTATTCGCATTAAGAAAAATGTACGAGTAGAAGACGGTGATAAATGGGCAGAATTCAAACCTTATAATGGTTTCCGTTTAGATTTTACCATCGACTTTGATCATCCTGCGATTAGTAAAAAT
This is a stretch of genomic DNA from Haemophilus parainfluenzae. It encodes these proteins:
- the ftsZ gene encoding cell division protein FtsZ yields the protein MLYPEYGDFEEQTGALIKVVGVGGGGGNAVNHMVANMVQQEFNGNFLGENAIDSDEHGKIVFYAVNTDAQALRKSQVQQTVQIGGATTKGLGAGANPNIGRKAAEDDQEEIRKMLEGADMVFIAAGMGGGTGTGAAPVVAKVAKELGILTVAIVTKPFNFEGKKRMQFAELGIKDLSQYVDSMIIIPNQQIQKVLPKNATLIDAFAAANDVLRNSVMGISDMITSPGLINVDFADVRTVMSEMGQAMIGFGSAQSEPGAGRAEEAARLAIKNDLLEKVELSDAKGILVNITAGMDLGFDEFTVVGSTVGSFASDDATIVVGTSLVPEMSNEIRVTIVATGLGDVVDAEPVVITRPQSAAQQSAAQETIQPKPPVGLHGLDALRHNPQSEPAQEQNSQYGNLNKPLDPSRLEQLRNNPNFFNPASFNRDEK
- the ftsA gene encoding cell division protein FtsA — encoded protein: MTKELEPKVIVGLEVGTSKVVAVVGEVLPDGVVNVLGVGSCPSKGIDRGSITDLDAVVNSIQRAIEAAESMADCQIMSVTLAITGEHIQSLNESGFVAISENEVTQDEIDDALHTASSVKLSEGLSLLHIIPQEYAVDKQINIKNPLGLRGVRLKANVHLIACHQDWQNNLKKAVERCGLQVDKVVFSGFAATHSVLTEDEKDLGVCLVDFGAGTMNMMVYTSGSLRFSKVIPYAGNIVTNDIAHACTISRVEAERIKVNYASALYPARLHGDKKIEVASIGGRAPRALTKSDLSLITSARYIELLGVVKDELDKLKAELETRHIKFELIAGIVITGGGAQIEDLKSCAASVFGCQVRIGSPLNITGLTDYVNRPQYSTVVGLLQYHHQNSDNDPIDNGYSDESIGTKFWKSLKNIFNKVKSEF
- the lpxC gene encoding UDP-3-O-acyl-N-acetylglucosamine deacetylase, translated to MIKQRTLKQSIKVTGVGLHSGKKVTLTLRPAMPNTGVIYCRTDLNPPVTFPANANSVRDTMLCTALVNEQGVRVSTVEHLNAALAGLGIDNIIIEVDAPEIPIMDGSASPFIYLLLDAGIEEQNAPKKFIRIKKNVRVEDGDKWAEFKPYNGFRLDFTIDFDHPAISKNVRNYVMDFSAQAFVHQISRARTFGFMKDIEYLQSQGLALGGSLDNAIVLDDYRILNEDGLRFRDELVRHKTLDAIGDLYMCGYNIIGDFKAYKSGHGLNNKLLRAVLANQDAWEFVTFEDKEQVPQGYVAPAQVLI
- a CDS encoding cell division protein FtsQ/DivIB, producing MNVIKRKNISPIKLGRSSNGERKFRFMFHIKLVLVLLFAGLGYFVYSNWQSWLESLDGDRKITAYALVGQNEFTTYPDVQDVLLKMGELKGFWAQDVKQIREQLETIPWVKGAVVRKVWPNRLSIWLSEYQPVAIWNKTEFVTKDGIIFQLPMDKLKEKAFPYLGGPDYQNLKVLEAWGQIYADFKAKNLMVKGVTIDERGAWQVTLDNDIILKLGRGDWKPKLDRFVTIFPQIEVPEGKRINYVDLRYASLSAAVGLIDK